The Raphanus sativus cultivar WK10039 chromosome 6, ASM80110v3, whole genome shotgun sequence sequence gaaatcagatcgtggaacgccacgaatcttaagagatattatcattaggtacctaaaactcctgaactacgttaggcttgatccattgactgggtacgtaggcaactccgtcatgagtgcagccccaacctcatttcaacactttgttcaccacaaccaaagggggcatatgtctgattaaaatcacatagctcAAGCAGCAAGTCtatgatcattataatacagcaattgtatgattactatgataccatgtatctaattaccaataaagcaattattctcgatgtctcaattctttaacgacacaggtccctgcaaacacgGACCTAGGATCCTAAAAACCCTTAGGATCAGCTCAGGTCGCTatgaacctggacctaaggtcttcaaatccttaataatcttgaaggtcttgaaatccttcaaacaaagtcaaaacttgataaactaacctaaggtcttaaaaatccttaggaaccactaaaggtcttaaaatccttcaaacaacgTCAGGTCCCAACAAATCCAAACCTAAAGACTttaaatccttatcaaatctcaaaggtcttaaaatccttatcaagtctcaaaggtcttgaaatccttaaatacaaaggtcttaaaatccttatcaaacctcgaaaggtcttaaaatcctaagcaagtccaatgggtcttaaaatcccgtgaacaaattcaggttcccaagaacccccacctaaggtgtctaagttaaacttaggttcctaaaaaccctaaGCTAATCTCGATACTTCAGGAACCCCTCTTAAGGGGCCAAAAACGATCCAAGTCTCCGAGACTTACCATGAAATCAGAGACCTAATTCGGAGGATTCACTAAACCTCTTAATTAGTAACCAAAGCATTCCCTATCAAAATTCTTAACCAGATTTGACTAAGTCAAATCGAAAGACTTggaataaaactaaaaaccaagTTTCGATAGATAAGaggtttaaaggcctcctcaggccgACGAAGGTTCAAAAAACATCTTAACGAAAACaaaggtttaaaggcctcctcaggccataagtcttaaaaacaaaagagacagaagcccattgggcagaaattttgaaacataaaGAGCATCGACTCTTAACCTTCCTCGGATCTAggatcagcttcatcatccttGTTCTTCTCGATAGGACCACCCTCCTTTAGGGTCGTCTCAACTGGGACTAGATCAGGAGACATCGAACCCAAGTTAGAACCGTATTCTCCAGAAAACGccggattaaacatattaatctcaaaagtacctgagctctcggaGAATTGTGGAATGGGGAGCTTGCTGACTGAGAAATCAGAAACTTGAGCTTTCTCGTACGCAGCAGCAGCCTCCGGGACCAAAACCATCAAACGGTGATACTCCTCTTCAGCATTCTCAATCTCCTTAGACAACAAATCCTTCAGAAGTTCGGTGTTCGCCTGAAGCTCCTGAGCATAGATCAGGGCATCAgtctcatccttcttcttgacaaacttCTCCTTCACAGAGGTCAGGATCTTGTTGTAGGCATCGGCTACCTCCTTCTTACCTTTCCTAACAGCAAGCTTAACTTCAGCTTCTTTGTTCCTTTGACTAACCTGGAATTAGGCGATCATCTCTTGAACCTGACGCTCAGCTATCTTGCGAGCAGCATCTAACTCATTGATCTTCCTGTTCTTCACCCGAATATCGATAGCCTGACTTTCGAGTTTCCCCTGCTGAGTGTCAGCCTTTAAGCCGAGCCTCCCGACTTCAGCTTCAAGCTCAGAAACTCGAGCACAAGCTAGGTCGAGCTCCACCTTAGTAGTCTTGAATAACTCAGTAGCCTGAGCTAAATCCCCAGCACTGGGAGCACCATTCACGGTCTGCTCGAACCTCAGCTGAGCTCTGTTGATGGCTCCAgctaactaaaaaaaaaaaaaaaactaaaattcagaaaatatcaACTCAGAGgcaaaccaaaaagaaaaacaagagtacatacctgacccatgtggtGAGCTATCTCAACGTATTCTTCCTTGTTGGTTAGACCATTGATTGAAGGCATGGAACATCCGACcatcttcatatgcctcatgatGGTTGCCAAACCCCAAGGGTCATCTAAGATCGATCCTGATTTAGAATGGGTAAAGTTCCAGCCGACGGTCCCTCCCCGCGAAGACGAGGAGGCAGACCTGGCGGGCCTATCTCCCAAATCAGTCCGAGACCTCTTGTTTCTCGGAGGTTCGACCTCAGAGGGATCTCCAGCAGCTTGAGGGTTAACATTAACCGGCAGGATCTCGAGACGAGGAACAACATCTTGAGCTCTGGTTTCGACTGGGATGACATCCCTAACAGGAACAGAGGATCCATCGTCAAGGACCTCCTTCAGCGAGCTAAGGAAGGCTCCTCCTTGGGTCTTGTCGCTGCCTCGCGAAGCACTGGCAGCTGCAGCAGGTTTGCTCCTGGAACGGAAAGAAGGCCTCATCTTGGGAGCTTGAGTCTTTTCAGTTTCGGAAGTACTAGCTCCAGTCGAAAGATCTACCACGAAAGGACATTCAGAAACTAAACAAAGGAAAGCTTTTTAGCTATCTCTAAAAGCAAatctagaaataaaaaaaaagataagcgAAATCCGAAAAATACCTTCTAAATCTTCAGATGGAATTGGGTCAGGGAACCTGGCGTTATATTGCTCCGGGAACCTAGCAGATCCAATGCGAGAAATGGTAAAAGACGCCCAAGTATTGGGACTTTGATATAGCTTCCGAAAAAGAGCTCTAGACAGCTTATCAGTAAGCTTCTGCACAAGAAACCAAGAGTTCAGCAAACAACAATAATCCGATATAAGCAAAGCACGTTCCTAAAACTCCTAACCAGTTATATCGGACCAAGTAATCGAGAGAGCACGACCCACAGGAACTGTTGAGGGGTCGATCTTGACGTAGAAATATTTCTTCCTCCATTCATCATCACTACCGGAGGACTTAAAAAGACCGAGCCTAGGACGACAAGGaaggtagtaggtaccgctgCCACCATCCTTACTAGAGCTCTCCTTGATCGTATAAAGACTCATCAACTCGGTTAGCCCAACAGCGACCCCTTCTTCCTTGGCCCTGGTGATGAAACCATTTATCACCCGGATAACAGAGGGACAGAGCTGAGAGAGGGCCAGCTGGTAATGGTCAAGAAGATCTAACAAAAGGTCTGGGAGCGGAAACCGGAGGTGGCATTTAGAGATATATTTCTCATGAATGAAAAACCAACCCTCCGGGGCGGTTTCAGGGGTTTCGTCGGACGAACAAACCCTGGCCAACTCCTTTTGACCGTAAGCTTGAACCATGAGGTTAACAACCTCTTGGATCTTCAATGAAGAAGGCGAGTGAGGTCCCACAGAGGCACTCCCACCAGAagcatccttcttcttcacccgCTTGGAGACCCTTCCTGCAATTGAGTCTTTGGCTTCTTTCTtgtctcttttcattttctcaccGATCTCCTGTTTAACTTTCATTAAACGTTTGCCGGAGGTAGAAATTCCGGtctcgccggaaccttctttcgGAGGATCCATTAAAGAGAGAGGTAAGGAGAATCGAAAGGGAAAAGGTGGAACAAGCTAACTAGATCTCTTAGGAACTAAGAAATCTAAGAACTTCGCAAAGGATCAATGGTGAATCGAAggatgaaagtaaaaaaaaaatgcagtaaaataaaggagtgGAGGAGGAGTTACCTTGAAAACCGAGTGGAGGCGTGGAGAATATGGACAGCGGCAGTTAATGCTAGCTACTTTATATCTTGTCAAGTCTTGATAATCGGAGCGAATATTTCAAAAAACCTCTTTCATCCGAGCCGTTGATTTCATCAAAAGAAATCTAAACCGATAATTCAAGCGAATCATATCTTCGTTGAATATAGAtagtaatcattatctcaacagAAAAGATTGAGGTCCATCGGCTAGGTTAAGCTCCCGAGTAAGAagtcttatctcgaaagctgggggcaactgttgggcccaaatatggcccgctAGCTGATGGTAAAACTAAAACAAGTATTGGGCCGAGTCAAAGCCCAACACGTTTCGGAGACCTAAACAGAGGTCTAATGCGGAGCCGGAGACTGGAAGCAAAGGGCAATATTCGAAGAGGTCGcgatgaagaggaagctcacatcgTAACAGAAGGAGTGCAGGACctggtcaaaggggagctgttacaaatccctcaaatcacggaggggatctcgggaaccagttggctacgatcaagcgggacctgaggctatttaaagagaaaggaacTCAAGAAAGAGGGGATCGAACCTTTATTCATTTTTCACGATTATTCATATCAATTCTAAGGCATTTTTGCTATCTTTGTAATcgtcaagagaaacatctttgtaaacatattctttacccaaaatcatcaataaaatcattcattcatcttttaagttcttactggattcagcccacgattatctttccctaatcctttcctaaactataacctgacctaaaatcaggaggtgagtttaatccctcacaaccGCATCACAGCTAATGACTTGGGGAATGGGAAGTTCCTCTTCAATTTTACTTGCGAAGATGATCTCAATTATGTTCTGGAGCAGGGGCCTTTTCACTACAACTTCTGTATGTTTGTGCTAATCCGTCGGGAGCCCATTGTTCACGATGACTATCCTTGGATCATTCCCTTTTGGGTCCGTCTCATAGGGATTCCTCTACACCTTTGGACAATGAAAAACTTGAAGACGATAGGATCAAGGCTTGGTCGTGTTGATGAGGATAAGATTGAGGTTTCGGAGGGACGTATGCTCATTGAGATAGACTCCCGGAAACCTTTAAAATTCAAACGACAAGTTGAAGCCCCTGAGGGAGGAGAGGTAACTATGGAGATCAAATATGAGATGTTGTTTAAACATTGTTCGACTTGCAGAATGATGACACCCGAGAAAGGCCATTGCCTTTTGGATGGAGTTCGCAGTCAACAACAAGATTCACGTGGAGGAGTCTTTGCTCGGGTCCAACTACCTGAACAGCCTGTGCATCAGATGGAGCAGGACAGTGTGCGTAATACATCACAGGGTTCTCAACGGTCAGTGCAGGAAAGTGAACGATATACTGAGTTGAGAAATACTAATGTTCGGCCATATGCTGAATATAATTCGTCACGACAACATGCTGATACGAGGAATAGATACGACGTTTCTGGCCATGAAGTATCACGTTACAGAGGGAGCAATGCACCCCGGTTCAACTCGCACAAGGACAGAATTATCAGAGGCCGAGATGATAGGTTTGGGGGAGCACGCCGCACTGCTGCACCATATGCGAGGTCTAACCGTATATGGCATGAGAAGTCATGACACCAAGTGGTGGAGAAAGCCGACTCAGGTCACGACAATCAGCGGGTTGTTCCATATGAACGGCCACTGAAAATGATAGACCAACCTATGACTGATATTGATCATGATCAGCACACAGCAGAGAAGGAAGATGGGAGTCGGAAGAAGACGACCCGACTGGCTAGTACTATTGTTACATCATCTCGCGTATCAAATGCACAAGAGGAGAATGTCACTATACGATCAAAAGATGCAAATCGGTTTCTCTCCTTTTGACCATCGACTCTCAATGTCCAAGAAAATGGCTTCGAAAATGACCAGATAATAGGAGCACTAACTGATATGGAGTTAAATGAGCAACAAGATGGTGGCATGGATGAGATGAATGTGCAGGAAGATGATCTACTAGGAGAGGACTTAATGGAAATGGAAACAGGGCCGGCTCCTATGGCCAGTTCAATAAGTAAGGAGACTGTAAAGGAAAAGGCTAAATCAAGGATTGGGAGTATCCCTAAAGGAATGCAAACAAAGAAAACGGAGTTCCTCCGTAGAGGCTCCCCTCGCCCACACTCACGATCGGCTAGGTCTCTGGGCCCTTTGAGAGGAGCAAGGCCAAGGTCGCACAGTCACGTTGTGCGAGTGAACAACAAGAGTACGCAGAAAGGTGATGGTTTGATGAGTTCCAAAAACTCATCCCACCGTTATCCATGAAGACActcagttggaactgtcgaggGATTGGGAACGACCTCACAGTTCGACGCCTTACGGAGATGTGTCAGAAGCATCACCCAGGACTTGTGTTCCTTTTTGAGACGAAGAACATGAGGATGCTGTTGCAAAACATTCAGGCCGACTTAGGATTTGATCATTTGTTTACTGTTGAGCCACTTGGACTAAGCAGAggtttaactttattttttatggaggaatttcaagttaatgttttatattcaaataaCAGAATGATAGACATTGAGGCTGTCATTGATGGAATAAAAGTATTCATGACGTTTGTTTATGGAGACCCTGTACTAGAACGAAGAGAACAGGTTTGGGAACGTCTTACGCGTTTCCCTACAACAAGAACTGGACCCTGGTTCATGATAGGTGATTTTAATGAGATAATAACTGACCATAATGAGAAAACAGGAGGTAGACGACGACCTGATAGCTCGTTCCTACCTTTTAGGCAGATGCTAAGCGATTGTGGTATGTTAGAATTTCCTTTTATTGGAGATATGTTATCATGGGTGGGCAAGAGACCAAGGGGATCAACAGTTAGGTGCAGACTGGATAGAGCTGTTGAAAATGAGGACTAGCATTACAAATTTCCACACTCTGCTGTTAAATATATGAAGTTATGGGGATCTGATCATCGTCTGATCCTTGCAGATATTCTCACAAAGCCAATAAGGAAGTCGAAGAAATTTAAGTTTGATAAAAGATGGCTGGACAACGAGGAACTGAGACAGGTGATACTAGAAGGATGGAAGTCCCCAGATATTCCCCCAGATGCAAGTATTATGGAGCACATTGCGAGTTGCCGCAAGGAACTAGGGGAATGGCGAAGACAGCATAATCTAAACTCAGCAAAACAGGTGGAGGAGCTAAAAGAGAAAGTCGAGAGTTTATATTCGAATGATGATGCTACTACCGAGGAAATAGCTGAAGCACTAAAGGAACTATCAGATGCTTTTAAGGCAGAAGAGATGTTCTGGAAGcaaaaaaacagaatattttGGCTCAGAG is a genomic window containing:
- the LOC108824791 gene encoding uncharacterized protein At3g60930, chloroplastic-like, encoding MDPPKEGSGETGISTSGKRLMKVKQEIGEKMKRDKKEAKDSIAGRVSKRVKKKDASGGSASVGPHSPSSLKIQEVVNLMVQAYGQKELARVCSSDETPETAPEGWFFIHEKYISKCHLRFPLPDLLLDLLDHYQLALSQLCPSVIRVINGFITRAKEEGVAVGLTELMSLYTIKESSSKDGGSGTYYLPCRPRLGLFKSSGSDDEWRKKYFYVKIDPSTVPKLTDKLSRALFRKLYQSPNTWASFTISRIGSARFPEQYNARFPDPIPSEDLEDLSTGASTSETEKTQAPKMRPSFRSRSKPAAAASASRGSDKTQGGAFLSSLKEVLDDGSSVPVRDVIPVETRAQDVVPRLEILPVNVNPQAAGDPSEVEPPRNKRSRTDLGDRPARSASSSSRGGTVGWNFTHSKSGSILDDPWGLATIMRHMKMVGCSMPSINGLTNKEEYVEIAHHMGQLAGAINRAQLRFEQTVNGAPSAGDLAQATELFKTTKVELDLACARVSELEAEVGRLGLKADTQQGKLESQAIDIRVSQRNKEAEVKLAVRKGKKEVADAYNKILTSVKEKFVKKKDETDALIYAQELQANTELLKDLLSKEIENAEEEYHRLMVLVPEAAAAYEKAQVSDFSVSKLPIPQFSESSGTFEINMFNPAFSGEYGSNLGSMSPDLVPVETTLKEGGPIEKNKDDEADPRSEEG